The genomic window CTGGTCCCCAACCCGAAGCTCTCGGTCTGGGACGGGGCGATCAGCCTCCTCGGGCCGGTCAAGGGGATCGGCCGCTGGCGCAGGCACCTGTTCGAGGGCGTCGCCGCCAACTACGAGAGCGACCCCGACGGCCCGCCCAAGGGGACGATGCTCAAGGGCCCGTGGAAGGACCTGGACGAGCGGTTCCGCAAGGTCTGGCTGTACGGCTCCGGCGACCGGGTGATCGTCCACCACTGGAAGAGCCGGTCGAAGGTCTGGTCGCACGCCGAGCCCTGGGAGGGGGTGGCGACGGAGCTCCTGGCCCGCTACCGCAAGTCCCACGGCGGGCCGACGAAGGCCCAGCTCGAGCCGTACATGCGTAGCGTCACCTGCCCGGAGTGCCACGGCAACCGGCTGAACGCCCGGGCCCGGGCCGTCCGCGTCGGCGGCAAGACCCTCGTCGAGCTCGGCGCCATGCCCATCAGCGAGGCCGCCCGCTTCTTCGACGCCCTCGCCGAGGGGGCGGCGGCAGAGGCCAAGCCCCCCGGGGCCGCCCCCGGTAAGGCGGGGGCCGAAGATCGTGCTCTCCCCCTTGCGAAGGGGGAGTCGGAGGGGGTTCCGGAGCCGAGCGGCAAGGCGAGCGAGGGGAGCCCCAACGGTCAGCTTGCGGCCGCCGCGCCGGCGATCCCGCTCGACGCGGTCTCGCGGACGATCGCCGAGGAGCTGCTCAAGGAGATCCGCGGCCGGCTCCGGTTCCTCACGAACGTCGGCCTGCACTACCTGGCGCTCGACCGCGCCGCGCCGACGCTCTCCGGCGGCGAGGCCCAGCGGATCCGCCTGGCCAGCCAGGTCGGCGCGGGGCTCGTGGGGGTGCTCTACATCCTGGACGAGCCCTCGATCGGGCTGCACCCGCGGGACAACGACCGGCTGATCGCGACGCTCCAGCGGCTCCGCGACGTGGGCAACACCGTGATCGTCGTCGAGCACGACGAGGACACGATGCGGGCCGCCGACTGGCTCGTGGACTTCGGCCCCGGCCCCGGCGTGAAGGGGGGCGAGGTCGTCGCGCAGGGGACGCTCGCCGACCTGTCGAAGGCCAAGGACAGCCTGACCGGCGCGTACCTCTCGGGCAAGGCGGAGATCCTGATCCCGGCCGACCGCAAGGCGCCGGACGGCCGATCCCTGACGATCAAGGGGGCCCGCCAGAACAACCTCAAGAATGTCGATGTGAAGATCCCGCTCGGCCTCTTCGCCGTCGTCACCGGCGTGAGCGGGTCGGGCAAGAGCTCGCTCGTCGGCGACATCCTCCGCGACGCCCTCGCCCGCGACCTCAACGGCGCCGAGACCACGCCCGGCGCGCACGACGCGATCGAGGGCGTGGACCAGCTCGACAAGGTCATCGACATCGACCAGTCGCCGATCGGCCGGACGCCGCGGTCCAACCCGTCCACGTACACGAAGCTCTTCGACCAGATCCGCGACCTGTACACGAAGCTGCCGGAGGCCCGCGCCCGGGGCTACCAGCCGGGCCGGTTCAGCTTCAACGTCCCCGGCGGCCGCTGCGAGGCCTGCGAGGGGAACGGCTCGAACAAGCTGGAGATGGACTTCCTCGCCGACGTCTGGGTGACCTGCCCGGTCTGCGAGGGGAAGCGGTTCAACCGCGAGACCCTCCACGTCCGGTTCAAGGGCAAGAGCATCGCCGACGTCCTGGACATGGACGTGCAGGAGGCGCTGGAGCACTTCTCCAACGTCCCCAAGATCGCGGCGATGCTGAAGACCCTGCACGACGTGGGCCTCGACTACATCAAGCTCGGCCAGCCCTCGCCGACGCTCTCCGGCGGCGAGGCCCAGCGCATCAAGCTCGCCCGCGAGCTCGTGAAGCGGGGCACCGGCAAGACGCTGTACATCCTGGACGAGCCGACCACGGGCCTGCACTTCGAGGACGTCAAGAAGCTCCTGGAGGTCCTCCACAACTTCAAGCGGTCGGGCAACACGGTCGTCGTCATCGAGCACAACCTGGACGTCATCAAGACGGCCGACTGGCTCATCGACATGGGCCCCGAGGGGGGCGCCGGCGGCGGCCGGGTCGTCGCCGAGGGGACGCCGGAGGACGTCGCCAAGGTCGCCGCCAGCCACACCGGCGCGGCACTCCAGCGGATCCTCCACCCCGACCACGACCGGCACGTCGGCCGGGCCGCGAAGCCCGCCGCGAAGAGGCGGGGCAGGGGGGCGTCGTCCGAGGAGGGGCTCGACGCGATCGCCGTCCGGGGGGCCCGGCAGCACAACCTCAAGGGGATCGACGTGGACATCCCCCGCCACAAGATGACGGTGTGCAGCGGCCCGTCCGGGTCGGGGAAGAGCTCGCTGGCGATCGACACGCTGTACGCCGAGGGCCAGAGGCGGTACGTGGAGAGCCTCTCCAGCTACGCCCGGCAGTTCCTGGCCCCGCTCCAGAAGCCGAAGGTGGAGCACATCAGCGGGCTCTCCCCGGCGATCAGCATCGAGCAGAAGACGACCAGCAAGAGCCCCCGCTCGACGGTCGGCACGGTGACGGAGATCCACGACTACCTCCGCATCCTCATGGCGAGGCTCGGCCAGCCCCACTGCCCCTCGTGCGGCACCCCGATCGGGACGCAGACGGCCGACGAGATCGTCGAGAAGATCCTCCACCTGCCGGAGGGGACGAAGGTCTTCATCATGGCCCCCGTCGAGCGCCGGGACGGCGAGGCCTACGAGGCGCTCTGGGACGACCTGCGGGCCTCGGGCTTCGCCCGCGTCCGCGTCGACGGCAAGTCGGTGGACCTGGACAAGCCGCCGAAGCTCAGCCACCGCCGCAAGCACCGCGTGGAGGTCGTCATCGACCGCGCGGTCGTGCGCCGGTCCACCCGCTCGCGGCTGGCCGACTCGGTGGAGTCGGCCCTGGACCTGGGCAAGGGCGTGCTCCACGTCGCGAAGGTCGGCGACGAGGACAAGGAGGCGCACTGGCACGTCGAGCGGTTCAGCCAGCACCGCTCGTGCGACCGCTGCGGACGCAGCTTCGAGGAGCTCTCGCCGCACAACTTCTCCTTCAACAGCCCGCTCGGCTGGTGCCCCGTCTGCGAAGGGCTGGGCACGCAGCACGGCGCCAACCCGGCGGTCCTGATCCCGGACCCCCGCCGCAGCCTGCGCGAGGGGGCCGTGGACGTCTGGCCGAAATTCGACGAGAACCCCGCGTTCGCCCGGATCGTGGCGGCGATCGCGGACGCCGAGGGGATCGACCTGGACATGCCCTTCGATGACCTGGAGGGCCGCCTGCGGCGGATCATCCTCCACGGCGCGGGGGAGACCTGGTACGCGGTCCCGCCGGATGAGGAGGCGGGCTTGCCCGGGTTCTCGGTCCAGTACAAGGGCCTCTTCCCGGCCATCGAGGAGGCGTCGCGGGTCTCGTTCGTCTACCGGTGGAAGCTCCAGGGGATGGTGGACGACGTCCCCTGCGCCGCGTGCATGGGGGGCCGGCTCCGCGACGACTCCGGCGCCGTGCGGTTCCACGGCCACACGATCGACCAGATCAGCCGCTGGCCGCTCGGCCAGACGCTGGCCTTCTTCCAGGGCCTGAAGCTCGGCAAGGACGAGACGCACATCGCCGGGGACCTCGTCCGCGAGATCCGCGACCGGCTCACGTTCCTCGTGGACGTCGGGCTCGACTACCTGAGCCTGGCGCGCGGGACGCCGACGCTCTCCGGCGGCGAGAGCCAGCGGATCCGCCTGGCCAGCCAGATCGGCAGCGGGCTCACGGGCGTGCTGTACGTCCTGGACGAGCCGACGATCGGCCTGCACCCGCGGGACAACGCCCGGCTGTTGAAGGCGCTCAAGCACCTCCGCGACCTGGGCAACACGCTGGTCCTCGTCGAGCACGACCGCGAGATCATCGAGGCGGCGGACAACCTCGTGGACTTCGGGCCCGGCTCCGGCGCGTTCGGCGGCGAGGTGACCGCGGCCGGGCCGCC from Aquisphaera giovannonii includes these protein-coding regions:
- the uvrA gene encoding excinuclease ABC subunit UvrA — translated: MATSDIVIRGAREHNLRDVSLTLPRGRLICLTGVSGSGKSSLAFDTLYAEGQRRYVESLSSYARQFLGQMPKPEVDRIDGLSPSISIQQKTGGRNPRSTVGTITEINDYLRVLFARVGQGHCPKCDRPVAAQTREQIVARILSLPAGTAFSVLAPVVRGQKGEYKDLFTDLAKAGYVRARVNGTVHSLSDQLALDRQIKHNIEVVIDRLKAGPSVRGRLSEAVEQALKLGEGTVIVAAEGQPDLLLSSAYACTHCGLSFDPPSPQLFSFNSPQGMCPACDGLGIRHGFDPDLLVPNPKLSVWDGAISLLGPVKGIGRWRRHLFEGVAANYESDPDGPPKGTMLKGPWKDLDERFRKVWLYGSGDRVIVHHWKSRSKVWSHAEPWEGVATELLARYRKSHGGPTKAQLEPYMRSVTCPECHGNRLNARARAVRVGGKTLVELGAMPISEAARFFDALAEGAAAEAKPPGAAPGKAGAEDRALPLAKGESEGVPEPSGKASEGSPNGQLAAAAPAIPLDAVSRTIAEELLKEIRGRLRFLTNVGLHYLALDRAAPTLSGGEAQRIRLASQVGAGLVGVLYILDEPSIGLHPRDNDRLIATLQRLRDVGNTVIVVEHDEDTMRAADWLVDFGPGPGVKGGEVVAQGTLADLSKAKDSLTGAYLSGKAEILIPADRKAPDGRSLTIKGARQNNLKNVDVKIPLGLFAVVTGVSGSGKSSLVGDILRDALARDLNGAETTPGAHDAIEGVDQLDKVIDIDQSPIGRTPRSNPSTYTKLFDQIRDLYTKLPEARARGYQPGRFSFNVPGGRCEACEGNGSNKLEMDFLADVWVTCPVCEGKRFNRETLHVRFKGKSIADVLDMDVQEALEHFSNVPKIAAMLKTLHDVGLDYIKLGQPSPTLSGGEAQRIKLARELVKRGTGKTLYILDEPTTGLHFEDVKKLLEVLHNFKRSGNTVVVIEHNLDVIKTADWLIDMGPEGGAGGGRVVAEGTPEDVAKVAASHTGAALQRILHPDHDRHVGRAAKPAAKRRGRGASSEEGLDAIAVRGARQHNLKGIDVDIPRHKMTVCSGPSGSGKSSLAIDTLYAEGQRRYVESLSSYARQFLAPLQKPKVEHISGLSPAISIEQKTTSKSPRSTVGTVTEIHDYLRILMARLGQPHCPSCGTPIGTQTADEIVEKILHLPEGTKVFIMAPVERRDGEAYEALWDDLRASGFARVRVDGKSVDLDKPPKLSHRRKHRVEVVIDRAVVRRSTRSRLADSVESALDLGKGVLHVAKVGDEDKEAHWHVERFSQHRSCDRCGRSFEELSPHNFSFNSPLGWCPVCEGLGTQHGANPAVLIPDPRRSLREGAVDVWPKFDENPAFARIVAAIADAEGIDLDMPFDDLEGRLRRIILHGAGETWYAVPPDEEAGLPGFSVQYKGLFPAIEEASRVSFVYRWKLQGMVDDVPCAACMGGRLRDDSGAVRFHGHTIDQISRWPLGQTLAFFQGLKLGKDETHIAGDLVREIRDRLTFLVDVGLDYLSLARGTPTLSGGESQRIRLASQIGSGLTGVLYVLDEPTIGLHPRDNARLLKALKHLRDLGNTLVLVEHDREIIEAADNLVDFGPGSGAFGGEVTAAGPPSKVKAASKSLTGKYLSGKSAIPVPTNRRPASAEADGPAIVIRGARQNNLKDIDVRIPLGVVTAVTGVSGSGKSSLVEDILWKAAAKQLHRAQLTPGAHESIEGLERVDKVISVDQTPLGSTPNSTPATYSGVFDLIRELFAKMPEAKVRGYTSRRFSFNMAGGRCETCEGAGQKRIEMHFLPDVWITCDACNGARFTPEVLAVKFHGKTIADVLDMTVDQALDLFSGVPRIRKILQTLHDVGLGYIPLGQSAPTLSGGEAQRVKLAAELARPDTGKTLYILDEPTTGLHLDDIRKLLDVIHRLADLGNTVVVIEHNLEVIKTADWLLDLGPEAGLKGGELVAEGTPEEVSKATRSQTARFLVDLLAAGPFAERERFDPKAAAKRAMEEAKALREAAKAGAAGAPAAVASGSSKGRKGSPGKNGRAKATATAVAAIAPQLDALAPWELDGRTWHTKTRTARNGKPARWDGAILEQVVDRIEELAGDRLAPTAWSERGVVRIEAPTRDRDKKRPFPFFHATTSAEWVVTLRFFVARNTFQAKTLESQLSLPPFHECSPPVHSDAPRLKVELEGSYQVITLTAHSTDGLDTPAFRGFLDKAVAAALAESTGKKGKLKKASEL